The following proteins are co-located in the Silene latifolia isolate original U9 population chromosome 1, ASM4854445v1, whole genome shotgun sequence genome:
- the LOC141600484 gene encoding fructose-bisphosphate aldolase, cytoplasmic isozyme, which produces MTAYRGKYADELIANAAYIATPGKGILAADESTGTIGKRFAGINVENVENNRRALRELLFTTPGAFEYLSGVILFEETLYQKSAAGKPFVEILKEGNVLPGIKVDKGVVELAGTDGETTTQGLDDLGKRCAQYYSAGARFAKWRAVLKIGPNEPSALSILENANGLARYAIICQENGLVPIVEPEILVDGSHDIDRCAEVSERVLAACYKALNDHHVLLEGTLLKPNMVTPGSDSKKVANEVIAEYTVRTLQRTVPPAVPGIMFLSGGQSEEEATLNLNAMNKLETKKPWTLSFSYGRALQSSTLKTWQGKEENVAKAQEVFLARAKGNSEATLGKYTGGAGGADASESLHVKDYKY; this is translated from the exons ATGACTGCTTACAGAGGCAAATACGCTG ATGAGTTGATTGCCAACGCTGCATACATTGCAACCCCTGGAAAGGGTATTCTTGCAGCTGATGAGTCTACTGGTACCATTGGCAAGAGATTTGCTGGCATTAATGTCGAGAATGTTGAGAATAACAGGAGGGCTCTCCGTGAACTTCTCTTCACCACTCCCGGTGCCTTCGAGTACCTCAGTGGTGTCATCCTCTTTGAGGAAACTCTCTACCAGAAATCTGCTGCTG GCAAGCCATTTGTAGAGATCTTGAAGGAAGGCAATGTTCTGCCTGGTATCAAGGTTGACAAGGGTGTTGTTGAGCTTGCTGGGACTGACGGTGAGACCACCACTCAGGGTCTTGATGACCTTGGCAAACGATGTGCCCAATACTATTCTGCTGGTGCCAGGTTCGCCAAGTGGCGTGCTGTCCTTAAGATTGGCCCCAACGAGCCATCTGCCCTATCAATCTTAGAAAACGCTAACGGCCTTGCTCGCTATGCCATCATCTGCCAGGAGAATGGGTTGGTCCCAATTGTTGAGCCCGAGATCTTGGTTGACGGTTCCCACGACATTGATAGGTGTGCCGAGGTCTCAGAGCGTGTCCTTGCAGCTTGCTACAAGGCCCTCAATGACCACCACGTCCTACTCGAGGGTACCTTGTTGAAGCCAAACATGGTCACCCCTGGCTCTGACAGCAAGAAAGTTGCCAATGAGGTCATCGCTGAGTACACCGTCCGCACCTTGCAGAGGACTGTCCCACCAGCAGTCCCCGGCATCATGTTCCTTTCTGGAGGACAGAGTGAGGAGGAGGCAACTCTCAACCTCAACGCCATGAACAAGCTCGAGACCAAGAAGCCATGGACACTATCCTTCTCCTACGGACGTGCCCTTCAGTCGAGCACCCTCAAGACATGGCAGGGAAAAGAAGAGAATGTCGCAAAGGCCCAAGAAGTCTTCCTTGCCAGGGCCAAGGGCAACTCCGAGGCAACTCTTGGAAAGTACACCGGTGGTGCTGGGGGAGCCGATGCCTCAGAGTCTCTCCATGTTAAGGACTACAAGTACTAA